One window of the Shewanella khirikhana genome contains the following:
- a CDS encoding SDR family NAD(P)-dependent oxidoreductase, with amino-acid sequence MDTQQAPQKTLLITGATSGIGYAAASHFLKLGWQLVITGRNQARLDDAVSQLLAQQKGAKVLGVLADSADVSHLPRLMHTLEECQIRLDALLLNAGIFKPFDLTDMTDSMFEETMQVNFKGPLFTLQTLLPLLNQGASVVYTSSIAVEKGFAGAAIYSASKGAFEAAVAAINLELAPRSIRINSLRPGVTLTEIQQKAGFSQQQIDGLGDQLSATAFGGFLQPEQMLAGLTFLLSPGSEGVIGTSLTIDGGYCL; translated from the coding sequence ATGGATACACAACAAGCCCCACAAAAAACACTGCTGATCACCGGCGCCACCTCAGGCATCGGCTATGCCGCCGCCAGCCATTTTCTTAAACTCGGCTGGCAGCTGGTGATAACCGGCCGCAATCAGGCAAGGCTCGATGATGCCGTTAGTCAGCTGCTGGCACAGCAAAAAGGGGCAAAGGTGCTGGGCGTGCTGGCCGACAGCGCTGATGTATCGCATTTACCGAGGCTTATGCACACGCTGGAAGAGTGCCAAATCCGCCTCGATGCCCTGCTGCTCAATGCCGGGATTTTCAAGCCGTTTGACCTTACCGATATGACAGACTCGATGTTTGAAGAAACCATGCAGGTGAATTTCAAAGGGCCGCTATTTACCCTGCAAACCCTGCTGCCACTGCTGAACCAGGGCGCGTCCGTGGTGTATACCTCCAGCATTGCGGTTGAAAAAGGCTTTGCCGGTGCCGCTATTTACAGCGCCAGCAAAGGCGCCTTCGAAGCGGCGGTGGCTGCCATTAACCTGGAATTGGCGCCGCGGAGCATTCGCATCAACAGCCTGCGCCCCGGGGTGACTCTGACCGAAATTCAGCAAAAGGCCGGCTTCAGCCAACAGCAGATTGACGGCCTTGGCGACCAGCTGTCCGCCACAGCCTTTGGCGGTTTCCTGCAACCTGAGCAGATGCTGGCGGGACTGACATTCCTGCTGTCTCCCGGCTCCGAAGGGGTAATAGGGACCAGCCTCACCATAGATGGCGGCTACTGCCTCTGA
- a CDS encoding cryptochrome/photolyase family protein: protein MLPQSPKGDFKFHTLRLLLGDQLGSHHSWFSQRDDGVLYLIAELKQENSYVTHHIQKVCAFFAAMVDFATSLKAAGHRVLHLTLDDSAEFVDLPALLSHVLQITAAGRFEYQRPDEYRLLLQLGSFEPPGVQVEMVESEHFLLPFDEINALFPKGKHILMESFYRRMRKRFNILMDGAKPVGGQWNFDASNRNKLKAPDIANLPQPLQFTNDISEIVARLQRHGIVTIGSLKPGARQSFAMESESYASGDLFATFAEPEPELESEHASRATPHTLLWPINRQQSLALLAHFCRYSLPQFGRFQDAMTANHPSAWSLYHSRLSFSINSKMLHPAEVIDAAISAFEACGNDGASGAIDMAQVEGFVRQILGWREYVRGVYWANMPDYANLNALGAQKRLPHYFWSGDTRMNCMRRAIGQSLDYAYAHHIQRLMITGNFCLLTDIDPTQVDDWYLGIYVDAIEWVEMPNTRGMALFADGGIVGTKPYAASGAYINKMSDYCQDCHYNIKAKSGAGSCPFNSLYWRFMDKHKERLGANHRLGMIFASWYKMTESQRSAILATAEQYIADLERL, encoded by the coding sequence ATGTTACCCCAAAGCCCCAAGGGCGATTTTAAGTTCCATACGCTTCGATTACTCCTTGGCGATCAGCTGGGGAGTCACCACTCCTGGTTCAGTCAGCGCGATGATGGCGTGCTCTATCTTATTGCTGAGCTTAAGCAGGAAAACAGCTACGTTACCCATCATATCCAGAAGGTGTGCGCCTTTTTCGCGGCCATGGTGGACTTTGCCACAAGCCTTAAGGCAGCGGGTCATAGGGTGCTGCACCTCACCCTGGACGACAGCGCCGAATTTGTCGACCTGCCAGCGCTTTTAAGCCATGTGCTGCAAATAACAGCTGCCGGTCGCTTTGAATATCAGCGCCCCGATGAGTATCGGCTGCTGTTGCAGCTTGGCAGCTTTGAGCCGCCTGGGGTGCAAGTCGAGATGGTGGAAAGCGAGCACTTTTTACTGCCGTTTGATGAGATAAATGCGCTCTTTCCCAAAGGTAAACACATACTGATGGAAAGCTTTTATCGGCGGATGCGAAAGCGCTTTAACATTCTGATGGATGGTGCCAAGCCCGTCGGTGGTCAGTGGAATTTCGATGCCAGCAACCGCAATAAATTAAAAGCGCCCGACATTGCAAACTTGCCGCAGCCTTTGCAGTTTACAAACGATATCAGCGAGATAGTCGCGCGCCTGCAGCGCCATGGCATTGTTACCATCGGCAGTCTTAAGCCCGGAGCAAGGCAAAGCTTCGCAATGGAAAGTGAGTCATACGCCAGTGGCGACCTCTTCGCCACATTCGCTGAGCCAGAACCAGAACTTGAGTCTGAACATGCCTCCCGGGCCACACCACACACACTGCTGTGGCCCATCAATCGCCAGCAAAGTCTGGCCCTGCTGGCTCATTTTTGCCGTTACTCCCTGCCGCAGTTTGGCCGTTTTCAGGACGCGATGACGGCAAACCATCCGTCCGCCTGGAGCCTTTACCACAGCCGCTTATCCTTTTCGATAAACAGCAAAATGCTGCATCCGGCCGAGGTGATAGATGCCGCCATCAGCGCCTTTGAGGCCTGCGGCAATGATGGAGCAAGCGGCGCAATCGATATGGCGCAGGTAGAAGGATTTGTACGGCAAATTCTTGGCTGGCGGGAATACGTGCGCGGTGTCTATTGGGCCAATATGCCGGATTACGCCAATCTTAACGCCCTTGGCGCTCAAAAGCGGCTGCCGCACTATTTCTGGAGTGGCGATACCCGCATGAACTGTATGCGCCGCGCCATAGGGCAATCACTGGATTATGCCTATGCCCATCATATTCAACGGCTTATGATCACCGGCAATTTTTGCCTGCTCACCGACATCGACCCTACGCAGGTGGACGATTGGTATCTGGGCATCTATGTGGATGCCATTGAATGGGTCGAGATGCCCAACACCCGAGGCATGGCGCTGTTTGCCGATGGCGGCATTGTGGGCACCAAACCCTATGCCGCCAGTGGCGCCTATATCAACAAGATGAGTGATTACTGCCAGGACTGCCATTACAACATCAAGGCCAAAAGCGGCGCGGGCTCATGCCCCTTTAACAGCCTGTATTGGCGCTTTATGGATAAACATAAAGAGCGCCTTGGCGCCAACCATCGGCTGGGGATGATTTTCGCCAGCTGGTACAAAATGACTGAGTCGCAGCGCAGCGCGATTCTGGCCACGGCCGAACAGTATATTGCCGACCTGGAGCGACTGTGA
- a CDS encoding LysR family transcriptional regulator has product MYEPVFTADVSDDSNSIAPAQPPQSPIKPHLLHQQLPLIYVFRLVAELGSFQAAAHRLALPRSSVSKKIAALEDFCAERLFARHTRALKLTDAGVALLNATDGLSQLLAQTENWLVGQQRSLSGRVKLSCSTLLAAEYLMPRVIELRRLYPQISLELDFRDELVDLLDEGVDIAIRVGKLPDSSLVAKRVGLKRFGWYASPGYLKQRGVPEAPESLSEHDCIVYRNRHLCMDLWRFSGPDGRISEHRVSAAILSSDSRSLLELALADQGIIMADRLLARRYLGTGQLVSLFDEWQHPETQPVHLVCLGRNSRSRAAETLWERLAEWLQADLA; this is encoded by the coding sequence ATGTATGAGCCTGTTTTTACAGCGGATGTTAGCGATGACAGCAACAGCATCGCACCCGCACAGCCGCCCCAATCTCCCATTAAACCGCATCTTTTGCACCAGCAGTTGCCGCTGATTTATGTGTTCAGGCTGGTGGCTGAGCTTGGCAGTTTTCAGGCGGCGGCCCACAGGCTGGCGTTGCCACGCTCTTCTGTCAGTAAAAAAATTGCGGCGTTGGAAGACTTTTGCGCCGAGCGCCTGTTTGCCCGTCATACCCGGGCACTCAAATTGACCGATGCCGGTGTGGCCTTGCTCAATGCTACCGATGGCCTGTCGCAGCTGCTGGCCCAAACCGAAAACTGGTTGGTGGGTCAGCAAAGGTCACTTTCAGGCAGAGTAAAGCTCAGCTGCTCGACCTTGCTTGCCGCCGAATACCTGATGCCAAGGGTGATTGAACTGCGGCGCCTCTATCCACAAATCAGCCTGGAGCTGGACTTTCGCGACGAGCTGGTGGATTTGCTCGATGAAGGGGTGGATATTGCCATTCGGGTGGGCAAGCTGCCGGATTCGTCGCTGGTGGCAAAAAGGGTTGGGCTCAAACGCTTTGGCTGGTATGCAAGCCCCGGCTATCTTAAGCAGCGAGGCGTGCCAGAGGCACCTGAGTCTTTAAGCGAGCATGATTGTATCGTGTATCGCAATCGTCATTTGTGTATGGATTTGTGGCGGTTCAGTGGCCCCGACGGGCGAATCAGCGAGCACAGGGTTAGTGCCGCAATACTTTCAAGCGACAGCCGCAGCCTGCTGGAGCTGGCGCTGGCCGATCAGGGAATTATCATGGCCGACCGCCTGCTGGCCCGCCGCTACCTAGGCACCGGCCAGTTGGTGAGCCTGTTCGATGAATGGCAACATCCTGAAACCCAACCTGTGCATCTGGTTTGCCTTGGCCGCAATAGCCGCAGCCGCGCTGCAGAAACCCTATGGGAGCGACTGGCTGAATGGCTGCAAGCAGATTTGGCCTGA